One Panicum virgatum strain AP13 chromosome 9K, P.virgatum_v5, whole genome shotgun sequence genomic region harbors:
- the LOC120652633 gene encoding uncharacterized protein LOC120652633, which translates to MGNLVSSVAGAAAASGGKVVMADGSVRALSEPVSVAELMMDHPRHFVVDARVLKEQERREQQQQHQSGGAKVAPLPADHVLGAGGVYVLLPATRGKVSAEEARRALSAARSLARSRSMPGLRRKLSSKKGREEAASDVSSTQREATTEPAEEEEEEEEEAARPDGFEGHRPEFLSRELSSKGWKPSLRTIEERVAPKKTPHWLF; encoded by the coding sequence ATGGGCAACCTGGTCTCGTCCGTggccggggccgcggcggcgagcggcgggaaGGTGGTGATGGCGGACGGGAGCGTGCGGGCGCTCAGCGAGCCCGTGTCCGTGGCCGAGCTCATGATGGACCACCCGCGCCACTTCGTCGTCGACGCGCGCGTGCTCAAGGAGCAGGAgcggcgggagcagcagcagcagcaccagagCGGCGGGGCTAAGgtcgcgccgctgccggccgacCACGTGCTGGGCGCCGGCGGGGTGTACGTCCTGCTGCCGGCCACGCGGGGGAAGGTGTCGGccgaggaggcgcggcgcgcgctGTCGGCGGCCAGGTCCCTGGCGCGGTCCCGGTCGATGCCCGGTCTGAGGCGGAAGCTGTCGTCCAAGAAGGGCCGCGAGGAGGCTGCCTCCGACGTGTCATCAACGCAGCGCGAGGCGACCACGGAgcccgcggaggaggaggaggaggaggaggaggaggcggcgagacCAGACGGGTTCGAGGGGCACCGGCCGGAGTTCCTGAGCCGGGAGCTGTCGAGCAAGGGGTGGAAGCCGAGCCTGCGGACCATCGAGGAGCGCGTCGCGCCCAAGAAGACGCCCCATTGGCTGTTCTGA